Part of the Lichenicola cladoniae genome is shown below.
GAAGCGGGGGTGCTGAGTTTCACGATCCGCCGCCGGTCCGACCCGCCGGCCTGACCTGGCCGATCCGCGGGTGAGGGTCGGGTTTGCGGAGAGAAGCCTTCCACCCGGCCGGGGTTGGCGTTACTCCGTCGCCATCATGCGGATCTCGCCCGCCCTGTTTTTGCCCCTACCGTCACAATGCACGCCCCGGAGCCAGGATGTCTGACAGTCTGTCGTCGCTCTCCTTCGAGGACGCATTGAGCGAATTGGAAAAGATCGTGCGCGGGCTCGAGGGCGGCCAGCAGAAGCTGGAGGACGCGATCGCTTCCTACGAACGGGGCGCCGCCCTGCGCCGGCATTGCGAGACCAAGCTGGGCGAGGCGGAAGCCAGGGTGCAGGCGATCGTCGAGCGGGCGGACGGCACGCTGGCGATGCAGAAGCTGGATTGAAGCCGACATGAACGAACTGACTCCCACCGGCATCCCGTCCGGTTTGGCAGGTTCGAACCCGGCTCCCGGCGCGATCGGGCAGCATGGGTCCGCCGATATCGGGGCGGCCGAGACGTCCGGTGGGATTCCTTCCGGCCCGGCTGATGCGCCGCATGTGCATGCGGAGTCGCACGCCGGCGTCGTTGCGGCGTCCGCACTGAGGACCTCGCTTGCAAGCCGCGCGACCGCGATCGAGCGGATGCTGGGGGCCCTCATGCCGTCGGTCGAGGGCGGAGAGGCCAGGCTGATCGAGGCCATGCGCTATGCGACACTGGGCGGCGGCAAGCGGCTCCGCGGGTTCCTGGTGATGGAAGTGGCCGCACTCTTCGATGCCGAACCGGAGGGTGCGCTCCGCGCTGCGGCCTCGGCCGAAATGCTGCACGCCTACTCGCTGGTGCATGACGACCTGCCGGCGATGGACGATGACGACCTGCGTCGCGGCCAGCCCTCGACGCATATCAAGTTCGACGAGGCGACCGCGATCCTGGCCGGCGATGCGCTGCAGACGCTGGCCTTCGCGACCATC
Proteins encoded:
- a CDS encoding exodeoxyribonuclease VII small subunit; translated protein: MSDSLSSLSFEDALSELEKIVRGLEGGQQKLEDAIASYERGAALRRHCETKLGEAEARVQAIVERADGTLAMQKLD